A section of the Lepus europaeus isolate LE1 chromosome 10, mLepTim1.pri, whole genome shotgun sequence genome encodes:
- the NKX2-2 gene encoding LOW QUALITY PROTEIN: homeobox protein Nkx-2.2 (The sequence of the model RefSeq protein was modified relative to this genomic sequence to represent the inferred CDS: deleted 1 base in 1 codon): MSLTNTKTGFSVKDILDLPDTNDEEGSVAEGPEEESEGPEPAKRAGPLGQGALDAVQSLPLKSPFYDSGDNPYTRWLASTEGLQYSLHGLATGAPPQDSRSKSPEPSADESPDNDKETPGGGGDAGKKRKRRVLFSKAQTYELERRFRQQRYLSAPEREHLASLIRLTPTQVKIWFQNHRYKMKRARAEKGMEVTPLPSPRRVAVPVLVRDGKPCHALKAQDLAAATFQAGIPFSAYSAQSLQHVQYNAQYSSASTPQYPTAHPLVQAQQWTW; this comes from the exons ATGTCGCTGACCAACACAAAGACGGGGTTTTCGGTCAAGGACATCCTGGACTTGCCGGACACGAACGATGAGGAGGGCTCGGTGGCCGAAGGGCCGGAGGAGGAGAGCGAGGGGCCCGAGCCCGCCAAGAGGGCCGGGCCGCTGGGGCAGGGCGCCCTGGACGCGGTGCAGAGCCTGCCGCTCAAGAGCCCCTTCTACGACAGCGGCGACAACCCCTACACGCGCTGGCTGGCCAGCACCGAGGGCCTGCAGTATTCGC TGCACGGGCTGGCGACCGGCGCGCCCCCGCAAGACTCCAGATCCAAGTCCCCGGAGCCCTCGGCTGATGAGTCGCCGGACAATGACAAGGAGACCCCGGGCGGC GGGGGGGACGCAGGCAAGAAGCGGAAACGGCGCGTGCTCTTCTCCAAGGCGCAGACCTACGAGCTGGAGCGGCGCTTCCGGCAGCAGCGGTACCTGTCGGCGCCCGAGCGCGAGCACCTGGCCAGCCTGATCCGCCTGACGCCCACGCAGGTCAAGATCTGGTTCCAGAACCACCGCTACAAGATGAAGCGCGCGCGGGCTGAGAAAGGTATGGAGGTGACGCCCCTGCCCTCGCCGCGCCGGGTGGCCGTGCCCGTCTTGGTCAGGGACGGCAAACCGTGCCACGCGCTCAAAGCCCAGGACCTGGCAGCCGCCACCTTCCAGGCTGGCATCCCCTTCTCGGCCTACAGCGCCCAGTCGCTACAGCACGTGCAGTACAACGCGCAGTACAGCTCGGCCAGCACCCCTCAGTACCCGACAGCACACCCCCTGGTGCAGGCCCAGCAGTGGACTTGGTGA